One window from the genome of Anolis sagrei isolate rAnoSag1 chromosome 4, rAnoSag1.mat, whole genome shotgun sequence encodes:
- the LOC137096876 gene encoding integrase/recombinase xerD homolog, translating into MDSVAPATQKAYRAAMAKFTKFRLEVGYGSKWPASEDEVIHFLIHQKRNNVTAHSMRLQLAGIAFYSKAAGFGDPCQAFRVRKLLWSWRKRAPRHRDTRRPLSYKTLKQIVQALKRICPSRYEVKLFTAAFTTAFFGALRLGEVVANSKADASNRALQLRDISVQDNALALRIRKSKTDQLGKGVSLHIRGLEPGHLCPVQSLSRFLTTRGSTPGFLFIHRDGSPLTRYQFMAVFRGALQHLGLPRTEFGGHSFRIGAATTAAAGGVPVEVIKSMGRWKSSAYASYIRPGLLLEGTRSAGCSFSSTDRSAMVEKEGRSDARIRSGTAAVKWQQD; encoded by the coding sequence ATGGACTCCGTCGCGCCGGCGACGCAGAAGGCATACCGGGCAGCCATGGCAAAATTCACCAAGTTCAGGCTTGAAGTTGGATACGGCAGTAAGTGGCCAGCATCTGAGGACGAGGTCATACACTTCCTCATCCACCAGAAGAGAAACAACGTGACAGCACATTCCATGCGTCTCCAGTTGGCTGGGATTGCCTTCTACAGCAAAGCTGCCGGGTTTGGCGATCCGTGCCAAGCATTCAGAGTCAGGAAGCTCCTCTGGAGTTGGAGGAAGCGCGCACCCAGGCATCGGGATACCAGGCGCCCCTTATCATACAAGACCCTCAAGCAAATCGTCCAGGCCCTCAAGAGGATCTGCCCCTCCCGATATGAAGTTAAGTTATTCACTGCAGCCTTCACAACGGCTTTCTTCGGGGCCCTTCGGCTGGGGGAGGTGGTGGCCAATTCCAAAGCTGACGCCTCTAACAGGGCCCTGCAGCTCAGGGACATCTCAGTCCAGGACAACGCCCTGGCACTGAGGATCCGCAAGTCCAAGACTGACCaactgggaaaaggggtctcACTGCACATACGGGGTTTGGAACCAGGACATTTGTGCCCCGTGCAGTCCCTTTCCAGGTTCCTGACCACGAGAGGCTCTACCCCTGGCTTCCTTTTCATTCACCGAGACGGCAGCCCTCTCACACGTTACCAGTTCATGGCTGTTTTCCGAGGAGCCCTCCAGCATTTGGGCCTCCCTCGGACGGAATTTGGTGGGCACTCCTTTAGGATAGGAGCGGCCACCACAGCTGCTGCAGGTGGTGTCCCTGTCGAAGTAATAAAATCCATGGGGCGCTGGAAATCCTCAGCTTATGCATCCTATATCAGGCCGGGCCTTCTCCTTGAAGGAACCCGATCTGCCGGCTGTTCCTTTTCTTCCACCGACAGGTCAGCTATGgtcgagaaagaaggaaggagtgatgCACGGATCAGGAGTGGTACGGCGGCAGTCAAGTGGCAGCAGGACTAG